The segment cacggctggtatcattgtccgccgttaccagtgagccaaggtagacaaatacatcgactacctcaaactcatcgccgtcgatcaatatactactgcccaagcggcgtcattcggcctcggttccgctggccagcatgtattttgttttagacgtatttacctttaacccaatcttttctgcttcgcgctttagtttgGTGTACTGTTCAACCACCgctacagatgttctgccgataatatccatgtcatcggcaaagcagacgaattgactagatttgttgaatatcgtgcccgcgtgttgatatccgctcagttcataacaccttgtagcgctatgttgaacagcaggcatgaaagaccatcaccttggcgACGTCCTCTGAtccgaatgaacttgacaatccacccgaaatccgaacacagcccTGGATACCATCCATCgaagatttaatcagtttgatgcgcttcctggggaagctgttctcttctatgattttccatagctctttcctgtcgatagtatcatatgcggcttttaagtcaacgaaaaaattctgtattcacggcgCTGTTGGAgcatttgccgcagtgtaaatatttgatccgttgtagaccgaccttcgacgaagccggcttgataaattcccacaaatctattcgcaattggtgatattCTCGATATCACAGTCGACGAATCTGTTCCAAACAAGAATAACTCGTTTGAAATTCTTTAGAGGGCCTGGGAAGAGCTTCGTAAGGTGTATGCTGGTGCGTTTACAAAAAGTACCAAAGGCGAAGGAAGAACACATCCATTATTAAATGGGTTTAACACATTTTCTATTTATCTTCGGAGAAACTTTTATGAAGTAGGCACTTTTCGTCTATGATCTTTTATAAATAACTCTTTTTATTCAGTGttttataaataaaactaaCAAGCACGTAGTAAATGAGATGTTTTTACAACGTATTTACTCAGATTTCGACCAAATAATAACCAAATCtgcagaaattaaaaaaatgcgaTGTACATTTTGTTTTGCCGATGACTGACCTCATTGACCCAAGGTCGTTCAGACTCCACTTTTGCGTACTCTTAAACAATATCAAATTTTACTCCGTATCCCCCATCTATGCAAAGATAAAACCTCTTCAACTTGTTTATAGTTAAGGAATCCTCAAGTAATGCCATTGCTTAGGCGAGCAGCTGTATTCGGATACTGAGAACTTTAAAGCATTTACGAGGCAAACACATTTATATTCTATTTCATTAGAACACCTTTTACAATTTTTACATCAGATGGTTTTAATACTCGCTTAAAACTATCAAATGGTCTCTCTTTGGATTTTCAATTCTTATAGATTCCGTCTGCATTTTTATTGACATTCTATGGCAGCTACCCGTGGCATGTGAGTAGCCTAGCATGAGGGGATCAGACACAGTTACGCAGATTATCGGTCTAAAATACTTGTATCAATAATTTTAACACTCTTAATAACTCATACTCGAGTATTTGTTGCCATTATTTGTTTTGCTATTATGCCAAAAACAGCAAAATTGGCAATGCTGGCTTACAGGCTAtataaaaatagagaaaatctATATTTTAATCGTTTGCTTCACTGACCTCTGCTCAGCTGTCGCTGACATTTGAGGTGTCATTTCTGAGCTGTAGCTATCTTAGAGTAAGTTGAATAACTGGAGGACCTATATAAATACTGGAAAATGGAAATCTATAACAAAATGTTGAGATTACCTCCGATTATCACAATCTCAAGAGAAATTGAATGTAGGCAATAGTTTTGCTgcgataaaaatattaaaataaaaggaAATCAACTACTTTTAATTAGGATATTTGGATTAGGATTTAATACTTTTACGAATAATCCAAttattcaaccaattttgagTAATCACGTATGTAAAATTATCAGTTCAAAAATTCTACTGCAACGGTCATAGTAACTTAAAGTACAAATCTGATAAATCAAGCCTTATTACTAATATTTAGATAATTATATACTAAGAGAGGATCTATATTTTATTGTTCAGTTCGCATTTGTTATcaactaatattttttaaagaacaCTGAAGGCTGCTCTAGACTGTGTCGATTTGACTCCGACCTCAACTATCGTAACTAACCAGCAGTCTCAACGAACTTTCGACCTCATCTAAGACTAAAGACAATCTACCTAATATGTTAATTGAGATTGCGATCAAAGTCAGACCAGAAAACTTAGAGCACATAGTCTAACCAGCCTTCGCCGATATGCCAACGTAGTTATGGTTCCGTTATTGACATTAAATCagtgaataaataaaatttaacaaagaACATAATTAATTAATGTGCAGATACTGACGGCGGCATACGCATAGAGTTTGCATGAAATGTTTATTCCTAATGAAAGTTAGTTGTTAGTGAAATTTGAAGTTAGTGAGGAAATTCTAGGATTATCAGTCATAGGAAATAATTTCTACAAAATTATGTATAATCTCAAAGTCGAACATATGTTTAAAAACTGGCAGTctcaattttaaaaaaaaaaacaataaaaaacgtAATGTGCTTCAAATACATGTGTAAATTCGTATTCCAATGATATAAAAGCAGAGGGACGAAATCACACAAGATGTGAAAATATTTCATCACTACCCTCTGTACTTGTTTTACACACTACAAGTCATTTGACGGATTAAAATACTGAACAATGAATTagtaatataaaataaatttcatttgctccacaaatataataaaataaatcagtcaaaaatggttttccttGCCTTAGTTTATACAAAATAGAAGCAGCCTTTTCAACTTGTAAATGATAACAAAACCCAATTAGGCGTCAATTTACCGAATAGTTGGATATCCCAAAGAAATTTGTCTCACCCTTCGATTAACTACATCAACAgttttccttcgaaatccgCTCGAATTTGTTGCAGCTTTTGATAGATAGAAGGAAAACTGGGTCGGTCAGCAGGTTTTCTGTTCCAGCATTTACGCATCAGGTCATACACCGTAAGCGGTGTATTCTCCGGGCAGCTGAGCATATTACCCTCTTTTACAAACTTAACGACCTCTTCGTGTGTCATTCCATAGTACGGTTGCATGGCGAAGGAAAATATCTCCCAAATACATACGCCGTACGCCCAAACGTCAGACTCGATCGTATATTTATTGTATAGAATGCTTTCCAGAGGCATCCAGCGAATGGGAATCGCATCATTTTCGTCCCCTTTATAGTAATCCTGCAAGTAGATTTTATGTGATAAACCGAAGTCTGCGATCTTTACTATCATATTGTCATCAATCAAACAATTCCGCGTTGCCAAATCACGGTGAACAAACTTTCGCTCCGATAGGTAAACCATTCCAGATGCAATCTGGAAGGCTATACTCAGAAGATCTCCATGGGAAAGCTCCGTGCTTATACTATCTGCACGATTCTGATGGGCAAATGGAGAACATTGACGCAAGAATTCATTTAAATCCCCGCGAGCCataaattcaaataaaagaCACATTGGTCTACCAATAGCACACACTCCAAGCAGTTTTACAATATTGGGATGATCAAACTCTGCTAAGAGACAGGCCTCGCGCTCGAAGTCAACCTGCAAGTCCTGACTTGCTTCATCCTTCAACATCTTTACAGCTACCAAAGTAAAATCTTCTCCCGCAATTAGTCCCGGTGCTTTGGCTTGAAAAACACGCCCAAATGCTCCTTGACCTAGATCTTTAATATAGATTATGTTATTTCTCGGAAACTCCAACTTCTCAAGTTTTGGGTTTAGCTGAGCACCAGTGCGGTGGTAGTTTACATTACTAGGCAACTTATTTATGTCGATACCCTGGGTTTCCTGCGTCGATGTGGTGTTGTATCCAGCAGTGCCTTGTCGCCTATTGCGATTATACCTAGTAATTCGGTAGCACAGAAATACCATAAGATGTAGCAGAACAATTGCGACAAATCCAATACCAGAGAGTAAGAAGATCATCGATGGTGTGAACACCGATTCCATTACTATACTCACTGGTGTTTTTGTGGAGCTCATGTCAGTAGAATTGGCTGTAcaagaaaattaaattattaaacattattttctacTAATTAGATTGAGCTGATAGACAATTAGAATTCAACAAGTTTTAGCTAAGcgaaaaactaaatttgaaGAACATTCAATCTTTGTTATGTGACAAAATAACGATTATACTTACGACAAAGCGGTATGTCACAAGCCTGCCACCGAACTGTTTTGTTTATAGTGTAACACCAAGGAGTTGGTTCTTCTCCACCAGCGTTTCTACAATAATTTTCGGCATCCTGTAACTCAGCAAATACCAGAGGTGGCTTATGGTGCGAATGTGGTTCTTGAGAATCCCATTTTTGGCAAGGTATGCCTGTCGCCGTTACGTTTATCGTTCCTAAATAGTATCGTCCGCTGCCCATTCTGCAATCGACTGTAATAATTAAGCAGGTTAATATTATAGGAGAAAATCAAAATAACCCATTAAAACATACAAGTTAGTTCTTCTGGAACGAGTTCCGTCAATCCAACATGAGAACAAGTTGAGGGACGAGCTGTTTTATTGTAACGAGGAAGTTCTTCACAATTCGGCAATCTGAAATGGCCACGAGATTTGATCACATCACCCCGTTCCTTTTTCTCTTCAATCAGGGCCCAATCATTGTAGCAAAACTGGAGGTGAGTAGCTACGCAGTCTTCATAGCATAACGGTAACCGAACGGTAACCCCGTCTTTAATTACGCACTGAGGAAATGCATACGCACAAAGCATTTTCTAAAAAGaaaattgataattttttttaacaataataataacctTATGATACACACCTCTGCGGCAGGCCTGCAGTAATCCGGTAAATCATTTATTAAATCACGAAACAGTGCAGcggttattttttcattttcccagCCACCAGTACCATCTTCACGGCTGTACCAAACTTGACGGCTGTTTATCAACGATTTACAAACTTTCCCATTGTATGGTGCACAGTAACCTTCCTCTTCATCTGGCGTATCATCCCAATCAACACCAGTAGTAAATGAGCTCCCTCTGTCCCGATGGTTAGCAGAGGTAGCAGATACAAGCAAAATTTTACCGGGTGTGGTTCCTATCAAAGTTAATGCCAGTAAAAATAATACTAAATGCTGTCGGTGTATCACAAGAGCGAATTGTCTCATTTTCCACGTTATATCGAATGTAAAATAATATTTAGTGCCTCTCttcaaaaatcattattttgaattaaGTTTCATTCGGAATATCTGTTTGGTCCATTTGCGATATCAACCAATTCATAAATAAGTTTTCTCTTTTATCAATTCAGTATTAGATCACCGTTATAGAGACGATAAAAATAACTATGGTTATCTTCTTGACGTAAAAAGTTGTAACAATCTTattaagaatgaaaaactaatccTCTTGATAAATTGCGTCCATTGACAATTTTATGTtgcctctttttctctttttactgtcaatttgttttcaaaacgtaaaaaagaaaaagaacaagaAGAAACACGAACAAAACCAGGGGTCCATCAATCGAATGCCTCGTTTTGGCAAAAGTGTCCAGATTAGACGATATATAGACTAGCAGAAACGGCAGAAACCAAACCAGCGCAGCCGGCAGCCGTCCCATACAGAGCTgtcacaaatacagatatttgtgcatgcataaatttgggacccatcaattatttcacttgctgtgatttctggctctactaatgttcctgaattttaaagtacttcataaactatttatgttatttaaaagattagatcgagaaaataaaataatcctGAGAAGatggtagggtcccaaatttatgcatgcacaaatat is part of the Sabethes cyaneus chromosome 2, idSabCyanKW18_F2, whole genome shotgun sequence genome and harbors:
- the LOC128734516 gene encoding tyrosine-protein kinase transmembrane receptor Ror2: MRQFALVIHRQHLVLFLLALTLIGTTPGKILLVSATSANHRDRGSSFTTGVDWDDTPDEEEGYCAPYNGKVCKSLINSRQVWYSREDGTGGWENEKITAALFRDLINDLPDYCRPAAEKMLCAYAFPQCVIKDGVTVRLPLCYEDCVATHLQFCYNDWALIEEKKERGDVIKSRGHFRLPNCEELPRYNKTARPSTCSHVGLTELVPEELTFDCRMGSGRYYLGTINVTATGIPCQKWDSQEPHSHHKPPLVFAELQDAENYCRNAGGEEPTPWCYTINKTVRWQACDIPLCPNSTDMSSTKTPVSIVMESVFTPSMIFLLSGIGFVAIVLLHLMVFLCYRITRYNRNRRQGTAGYNTTSTQETQGIDINKLPSNVNYHRTGAQLNPKLEKLEFPRNNIIYIKDLGQGAFGRVFQAKAPGLIAGEDFTLVAVKMLKDEASQDLQVDFEREACLLAEFDHPNIVKLLGVCAIGRPMCLLFEFMARGDLNEFLRQCSPFAHQNRADSISTELSHGDLLSIAFQIASGMVYLSERKFVHRDLATRNCLIDDNMIVKIADFGLSHKIYLQDYYKGDENDAIPIRWMPLESILYNKYTIESDVWAYGVCIWEIFSFAMQPYYGMTHEEVVKFVKEGNMLSCPENTPLTVYDLMRKCWNRKPADRPSFPSIYQKLQQIRADFEGKLLM